A single region of the Brassica rapa cultivar Chiifu-401-42 chromosome A03, CAAS_Brap_v3.01, whole genome shotgun sequence genome encodes:
- the LOC103855879 gene encoding HBS1-like protein, producing the protein MINSQAEKLEGALQQTMPRKGFSNFDDYDDGFDDDDAYDYDYDDDDEHEESEQKEVEIAQQGVWRCGICTYDNDESMNVCDICGAIRHDTVAGGNQTIINNNTSSMKQKERQDTSVHNPLKKERDRSETSSQGRHAHIGGVKSSKSLPKAKADTSHETTSSSKNMEASESLTSTMNKMSLTGETETSRDIKTRSARSKSNHKPEEWMLLDKESDTLTQLNLAIVGHVDSGKSTLSGRLLHLLGRISQKQMHKFEKEAKLQGKGSFAYAWALDESAEERERGITMTVAVAYFNTKRHHVVLLDSPGHKDFVPNMIAGATQADAAILVVDASIGAFEAGFDNLKGQTREHARVLRGFGVEQVIVAVNKMDIVGYSKERFDLIKQHVGSFLQSCRFKESSLTWVPLSAMENQNLVSAPSESRLSSWYQGPCLLDAVDSVNSPGRDVSKPLLMPLCDVVKSNSHGQVSACGKLEAGAVRSGSKIMVMPSGEQGTVRSLERDSQGCTIARAGDNVAIALQGIDANQVMAGGVLCHPDYPVSVATHLELMVLVLEGATPILLGSQLEFHVHHAKEAATVVKLVAMLDPKTGEPTKKSPRCLTAKQSAMLEVSLHYPVCVETFSESRALGRVFLRSSGRTVAMGKITRIIQDS; encoded by the exons ATGATCAATTCGCAGGCGGAGAAGCTGGAAGGAGCTTTGCAACAAACGATGCCTCGTAAAGGATTCTCCAATTTCGATGATTACGATGATGGTTTCGACGATGACGATGCGTATGATTATgactatgatgatgatgatgaacatg AAGAATCTGAACAGAAGGAAGTAGAAATTGCTCAGCAAGGGGTTTGGAGATGTGGAATCTGTACATATGACAATGATGAGAGTATGAATGTGTGTGATATTTGCGGTGCTATTCGTCATGATACAGTGGCTGGTGGAAACCAAACTATCATTAACAACAATACAT CAAGCATGAAGCAGAAAGAGAGGCAAGATACGTCAGTACATAACCctctaaagaaagaaagagatagATCAGAAACTAGCTCCCAAGGCAGACACGCTCATATTGGCGGCGTAAAATCTAGCAAAAGTTTGCCAAAAGCAAAAGCAGATACGTCTCATGAGACAACTTCTTCCTCAAAAAATATGGAGGCGTCAGAGAGTCTTACTAGTACTATGAACAAGATGTCTTTGACTGGGGAAACAGAAACCTCCAGAGATATTAAAACCAGAAGCGCAAGATCAAAATCAAACCATAAGCCAGAGGAGTGGATGCTTCTTGATAAAGAATCAGATACACTAACTCAACTTAATCTCGCCATC GTTGGACATGTTGATTCAGGCAAATCAACGCTTTCAGGTAGACTACTGCATCTACTAGGAAGAATCTCTCAAAAGCAAATGCACAAGTTTGAGAAAGAAGCAAAGCTGCAGGGCAAGGGGTCCTTTGCATATGCCTGGGCATTGGACGAGAGTGCTGAAGAGAGGGAAAGAGGGATCACAATGACAGTGGCGGTTGCTTACTTCAACACCAAACGACACCATGTTGTTTTGCTAGACTCTCCTGGACACAAAGACTTTGTTCCCAACATGATAGCAGGAGCAACGCAAGCAGATGCTGCTATTCTCGTTGTGGATGCATCCATCGGTGCTTTTGAAGCTGGTTTTGATAATTTGAAAGGCCAGACAAGGGAGCATGCGCGTGTTCTTAGAGGCTTTGGCGTGGAGCAAGTCATAGTTGCGGTTAACAAAATGGATATTGTTGGGTATTCCAAGGAGAGGTTTGATTTGATTAAGCAGCATGTTGGATCTTTTCTGCAGTCGTGTCGGTTTAAAGAGTCGTCTCTGACGTGGGTTCCTTTAAGTGCCATGGAGAACCAAAATTTGGTTTCTGCTCCCTCTGAAAGCCGCCTATCCTCATGGTACCAAGGTCCATGTTTATTGGATGCCGTTGACTCTGTTAACTCTCCTGGTAGAGACGTCTCAAAGCCTCTGCTAATGCCTCTATGTGACGTTGTGAAATCAAACTCACATGGGCAGGTGTCTGCCTGTGGCAAACTTGAAGCTGGAGCTGTTCGTTCAGGATCCAAG ATAATGGTTATGCCATCAGGAGAGCAAGGAACCGTGCGGTCTCTGGAGCGTGACTCTCAGGGTTGCACCATCGCAAGAGCTGGAGATAACGTAGCAATAGCTTTGCAAGGGATCGATGCAAATCAAGTGATGGCAGGAGGTGTGCTGTGCCATCCTGATTACCCGGTTTCAGTAGCAACTCATTTGGAGTTGATGGTGCTCGTCTTGGAAGGTGCAACACCGATCTTGCTCGGTTCTCAG TTGGAGTTTCATGTGCACCATGCAAAGGAAGCAGCAACAGTTGTGAAGCTTGTGGCAATGCTTGATCCGAAAACAGGGGAGCCGACAAAGAAGTCTCCTCGTTGTCTAACTGCTAAACAAAGTGCAATGCTTGAG GTGAGTCTTCATTATCCAGTTTGTGTGGAGACATTTTCTGAAAGTAGAGCTCTTGGGAGAGTGTTCCTTAGATCATCAGGAAGAACAGTCGCAATGGGCAAAATAACTCGGATCATCCAAGACTCTTAA
- the LOC103856849 gene encoding histidine kinase 5, translating into MEPDQTEEMDIEVLSSMWPEDVGTQADNRFSIEKPAGDSDTLKEVDSAEKRTMADLKRLPELMNMTDQGSSQLNNLVKQWEYKQDHEVKLLREELKILTKQREEAEAKELNIIEEHNFETKEPENVPVLDDTNDLYRRFKHNKRVEIGEEFDTVAYWKQKALSLEKMLEASTERERRLIEKLNESLKTMESHSAPVEELTQNLKRAEGFLHFILQNAPIVMGHQDKDLRYLFIYNKFPTLREQVK; encoded by the coding sequence ATGGAGCCTGATCAGACAGAAGAGATGGACATCGAAGTCTTGTCTTCCATGTGGCCCGAAGACGTTGGAACCCAAGCAGACAACCGGTTCAGCATCGAGAAACCCGCCGGTGATTCAGACACCTTAAAAGAAGTTGACAGTGCTGAGAAACGCACCATGGCTGATTTAAAACGCTTACCAGAACTCATGAACATGACTGACCAAGGCTCTTCTCAACTCAACAACCTTGTGAAACAGTGGGAGTACAAGCAGGACCACGAGGTTAAGCTATTAAGAGAAGAGCTCAAGATTCTCACTAAACAAAGAGAAGAAGCAGAGGCCAAAGAGCTAAATATCATAGAGGAGCATAACTTCGAGACTAAAGAGCCTGAGAACGTTCCGGTTTTGGACGATACTAACGATTTGTACCGCAGGTTTAAGCACAACAAAAGGGTTGAAATCGGCGAGGAGTTTGATACGGTTGCGTACTGGAAACAGAAGGCGTTGAGTTTGGAGAAGATGCTTGAAGCGAGTaccgagagagagaggaggTTGATTGAGAAGCTGAACGAGAGTTTGAAGACTATGGAGAGTCACTCAGCACCGGTTGAAGAGTTGACTCAGAATCTCAAAAGAGCTGAAGGTTTCCTGCACTTCATACTTCAGAATGCTCCTATTGTTATGGGACATCAAGATAAAGATCTACGTTACTTGTTCATATACAACAAGTTTCCTACCTTACGAGAACAGGTAAAATAA
- the LOC117133054 gene encoding uncharacterized protein LOC117133054: MDSNFDLNLSYIANENEFLFDLNQTPTNEEVDALNNDDDDDDDDDDALVNSHVYASDLLTEIDQEIYNDIEISSGKKKNLSNTERWAIYNALLERSHDGNLKKNTTREVSELFLVSIRTVQRIWQQAKETSNGEAVNVCHKKSRNCGRKKIPLNLNQVKSIPFHKRTSLRSLSKSLGIATSTLHKRVKEGTLRRHTNAIKPSLKDGNIRDRLKFCFSMLEKDSLIHEPKFVNMYNIVHIDEKWFYMTKKMEKYYLVPDEEVPHRTCQSKNYIEKVMFLAAMARPRFDEEGNETFSGKIGVFPFVTMQPAKRRSKNRDAGTLELKASTSVKREDIRACLIEKVIPVIHERWPVEDRGKTIFIQQDNARTHVQCGDQEFKEAACKNGFDIRLMCQPANSPDLNILDLGYFSAIQSLQHETCPRTVADLVHVVEESFEEYPAEKVNYIFLTLQSCMKEIMKTGGDNKYKILHMKKATLDRENRLPLQISCDVSLVQSVMATLASS; this comes from the exons ATGGATTCTAACTTTGATTTGAATCTTTCATATATAGCCAatgaaaatgagtttttatTTGATCTAAATCAAACACCAACAAATGAAGAAGTAGATGCACTCAataacgatgatgatgatgatgatgatgatgatgatgcactCGTTAACAGTCACGTCTATGCAAGCGATCTTTTAACTGAAATAGATCAAG AGATATATAATGACATAGAGATTTCAAGTGGCAAGAAGAAAAATCTCTCGAACACAGAAAGATGGGCAATCTATAATGCTTTGTTGGAGAGAAGCCATGATGGGAATCTGAAAAAAAATACTACTCGAGAAGTGTCTGAATTGTTTCTGGTATCTATCCGAACCGTGCAACGGATTTGGCAACAAGCAAAAGAAACTTCAAATGGTGAGGCAGTTAACGTCTGCcacaaaaaatcaagaaattgcGGTCGCAAGAAAATTCCTCTCAACTTGAATCAAGTTAAGAGTATTCCATTTCACAAGAGAACATCACTTCGATCGCTCTCAAAGAGTTTGGGTATTGCTACTTCAACGTTGCATAAACGTGTCAAGGAAGGTACGCTTCGTCGTCACACTAATGCTATCAAACCAAGTTTAAAGGATGGTAATATAAGAGATAGGTTGAAGTTTTGTTTCTCCATGCTAGAAAAAGACTCTTTGATTCATGAACCAAAATTCGTCAATATGTACAACATTGTACATATTGACGAAAAATGGTTCTACATGACAAAGAAAATGGAGAAGTATTATTTAGTTCCTGATGAAGAGGTACCGCATCGTACATGTCAAAGTAAGAACTACATTGAGAAGGTGATGTTCTTGGCGGCGATGGCTCGACCGAGATTTGACGAGGAAGGAAATGAGACATTTTCTGGCAAAATAGGAGTGTTTCCTTTTGTTACCATGCAACCAGCTAAGAGGCGAAGCAAAAACCGAGACGCTGGAACCCTAGAGCTAAAAGCATCAACTTCTGTGAAACGAGAAGACATAAGAGCATGTTTGATTGAAAAAGTCATTCCAGTAATTCATGAAAGATGGCCAGTTGAAGATCGGGGGAAGACTATTTTCATCCAACAAGACAACGCAAGGACACATGTCCAGTGTGGTGATCAAGAGTTTAAAGAGGCTGCCTGCAAAAATGGGTTTGATATACGTTTGATGTGTCAACCAGCAAATTCACCAGATCTAAACATTTTAGATCTCGGATATTTCAGTGCAATCCAATCATTACAGCACGAGACATGTCCCAGAACCGTAGCAGATCTTGTTCATGTCGTGGAAGAATCATTCGAAGAATACCCTGCTGAAAaggttaattatatttttttgaccCTTCAATCGTGCATGAAAGAGATCATGAAAACTGGAGGAGACAACAAATATAAAATCCTGCacatgaagaaagctacacTTGATAGAGAGAACCGTCTTCCTCTTCAAATAAGTTGTGATGTCTCCTTGGTTCAAAGCGTAATGGCTACATTAGCATCttcataa
- the LOC103855877 gene encoding E3 ubiquitin-protein ligase MBR2 isoform X2, translating into MYKKDENNVSFGRRIGCSAKVTPGVGFTDNNRKVGRPPICSSSNGKEIAGSSSRTTPGGFGYLRKPAKGRRQPSSNLETESSETSSVHDDSAAAEPTLPRLKTKRGIQSQNTVSGGVVMTKAGRSNRGTSTSSHQESDLDTRVGPSVSSSSGSDRTVRDGLSRNGLRNLRCNSMSNVLPTSSSSATKISVSKKKNSDGESSSSSKKGNKSSVSVLKGMNQSSSHENGTTLSDNRRNRVVPTIRDSGVVSSSRSGRRGAVASPVTSRQTPHRATPTNSSSSRSSNSYSRQNRSTGRLRSLMPGSPSLVNRDGLSRYNINGIAEILLALERIEHDQELTYEQLASLETNLFLSDMIRFYDQHSDMRLDIDNMSYEELLALGDEMGTVSTALSEEALSRSLKRSIYQETDETGAISLKKDDDIKCSICQEEYVDGDEVGTMPCEHMYHVSCVQQWLRMKNWCPICKTSAEEEKSL; encoded by the exons ATGTACAAGAAAGATGAAAATAATGTTTCTTTCGGCAGACGAATTGGTTGTAGTGCAAAGGTAACTCCCGGGGTTGGTTTTACGGACAACAACAGGAAAGTTGGTCGGCCTCCGATTTGTTCTTCCTCAAATGGAAAGGAAATTGCTGGGAGTTCATCTCGAACTACTCCGGGTGGATTTGGATACTTAAGAAAGCCAGCCAAAGGTAGGAGACAGCCGTCGTCTAATTTGGAGACAGAGTCTTCGGAGACGAGCAGTGTTCATGATGATTCAGCTGCAGCTGAGCCCACACTTCCACGCCTAAAGACTAAAAGAGGCATTCAGTCTCAAAACACTGTTTCTGGAGGAGTGGTAATGACAAAGGCAGGAAGATCAAATAGAGGAACAAGCACAAGTAGTCATCAGGAATCTGACTTGGACACTCGAGTGGGTCCCTCGGTTTCTTCATCCTCTGGTAGCGACCGCACTGTAAGAGATGGTCTGAGCAGGAATGGATTGAGGAACTTGAGGTGCAACTCTATGTCTAATGTTCTTCCAACTAGCTCAAGCTCGGCAACAAAAATCAGTGTGagtaaaaagaaaaactctGATGGAGAGAGCAGCTCCTCTAGCAAAAAAGGCAATAAGAGTAGCGTGTCAGTGCTAAAGGGAATGAATCAAAGCTCTTCTCATGAAAACGGAACCACACTTTCTGATAACAGAAGGAATCGTGTAGTACCAACTATCAGGGATAGTGGTGTTGTTTCAAGTAGTAGATCAGGACGACGTGGAGCTGTTGCATCCCCTGTTACCTCTAGACAAACACCTCACCGTGCAACACCAACCAATTCCAGTTCTTCTCGTTCATCAAATAGTTACAGTAGGCAGAACAGGAGTACCGGCCGGTTACGTAGCTTGATGCCTGGTAGCCCTTCTTTGGTGAACCGGGATGGTTTAAGTCGCTACAACATTAATGGAATTGCTGAG ATACTTTTGGCCCTGGAGAGAATTGAACATGATCAAGAGCTTACATATGAG CAACTGGCCTCTTTAGAGACGAATCTATTCTTAAGTGATATGATCAGATTCTACGATCAGCATAGCGACATGAGGCTTGACATTGATAACATGTCATATGAG GAACTACTAGCTTTGGGAGATGAAATGGGTACAGTGAGCACAGCTCTAAGCGAAGAAGCACTCTCTAGAAGCCTAAAGAGAAGCATCTATCAGGAGACAGATGAAACTGGTGCCATTTCTCTGAAAAAGGATGATGATATCAAGTGCAGTATTTGCCAG GAAGAGTATGTTGATGGAGATGAAGTAGGGACTATGCCATGTGAACATATGTACCATGTGAGCTGTGTACAACAATGGCTGCGGATGAAGAATTGGTGCCCTATCTGCAAAACCTCTGCGGAGGAGGAGAAGTCGTTGTAG
- the LOC103855877 gene encoding E3 ubiquitin-protein ligase MBR2 isoform X1: MDRCAGKRLVVPGKASGSVLRENMYKKDENNVSFGRRIGCSAKVTPGVGFTDNNRKVGRPPICSSSNGKEIAGSSSRTTPGGFGYLRKPAKGRRQPSSNLETESSETSSVHDDSAAAEPTLPRLKTKRGIQSQNTVSGGVVMTKAGRSNRGTSTSSHQESDLDTRVGPSVSSSSGSDRTVRDGLSRNGLRNLRCNSMSNVLPTSSSSATKISVSKKKNSDGESSSSSKKGNKSSVSVLKGMNQSSSHENGTTLSDNRRNRVVPTIRDSGVVSSSRSGRRGAVASPVTSRQTPHRATPTNSSSSRSSNSYSRQNRSTGRLRSLMPGSPSLVNRDGLSRYNINGIAEILLALERIEHDQELTYEQLASLETNLFLSDMIRFYDQHSDMRLDIDNMSYEELLALGDEMGTVSTALSEEALSRSLKRSIYQETDETGAISLKKDDDIKCSICQEEYVDGDEVGTMPCEHMYHVSCVQQWLRMKNWCPICKTSAEEEKSL; encoded by the exons ATGGATAGATGTGCGGGTAAACGATTGGTTGTGCCAGGAAAAGCAAGTGGCTCTGTACTACGTGAGAATATGTACAAGAAAGATGAAAATAATGTTTCTTTCGGCAGACGAATTGGTTGTAGTGCAAAGGTAACTCCCGGGGTTGGTTTTACGGACAACAACAGGAAAGTTGGTCGGCCTCCGATTTGTTCTTCCTCAAATGGAAAGGAAATTGCTGGGAGTTCATCTCGAACTACTCCGGGTGGATTTGGATACTTAAGAAAGCCAGCCAAAGGTAGGAGACAGCCGTCGTCTAATTTGGAGACAGAGTCTTCGGAGACGAGCAGTGTTCATGATGATTCAGCTGCAGCTGAGCCCACACTTCCACGCCTAAAGACTAAAAGAGGCATTCAGTCTCAAAACACTGTTTCTGGAGGAGTGGTAATGACAAAGGCAGGAAGATCAAATAGAGGAACAAGCACAAGTAGTCATCAGGAATCTGACTTGGACACTCGAGTGGGTCCCTCGGTTTCTTCATCCTCTGGTAGCGACCGCACTGTAAGAGATGGTCTGAGCAGGAATGGATTGAGGAACTTGAGGTGCAACTCTATGTCTAATGTTCTTCCAACTAGCTCAAGCTCGGCAACAAAAATCAGTGTGagtaaaaagaaaaactctGATGGAGAGAGCAGCTCCTCTAGCAAAAAAGGCAATAAGAGTAGCGTGTCAGTGCTAAAGGGAATGAATCAAAGCTCTTCTCATGAAAACGGAACCACACTTTCTGATAACAGAAGGAATCGTGTAGTACCAACTATCAGGGATAGTGGTGTTGTTTCAAGTAGTAGATCAGGACGACGTGGAGCTGTTGCATCCCCTGTTACCTCTAGACAAACACCTCACCGTGCAACACCAACCAATTCCAGTTCTTCTCGTTCATCAAATAGTTACAGTAGGCAGAACAGGAGTACCGGCCGGTTACGTAGCTTGATGCCTGGTAGCCCTTCTTTGGTGAACCGGGATGGTTTAAGTCGCTACAACATTAATGGAATTGCTGAG ATACTTTTGGCCCTGGAGAGAATTGAACATGATCAAGAGCTTACATATGAG CAACTGGCCTCTTTAGAGACGAATCTATTCTTAAGTGATATGATCAGATTCTACGATCAGCATAGCGACATGAGGCTTGACATTGATAACATGTCATATGAG GAACTACTAGCTTTGGGAGATGAAATGGGTACAGTGAGCACAGCTCTAAGCGAAGAAGCACTCTCTAGAAGCCTAAAGAGAAGCATCTATCAGGAGACAGATGAAACTGGTGCCATTTCTCTGAAAAAGGATGATGATATCAAGTGCAGTATTTGCCAG GAAGAGTATGTTGATGGAGATGAAGTAGGGACTATGCCATGTGAACATATGTACCATGTGAGCTGTGTACAACAATGGCTGCGGATGAAGAATTGGTGCCCTATCTGCAAAACCTCTGCGGAGGAGGAGAAGTCGTTGTAG
- the LOC103855882 gene encoding uncharacterized protein LOC103855882 translates to MGEMIVSLDDDIPLDSTRARFTNLLKRHQQLTDRLTRDSDKMIFDRLSKEFEAARASQSQEVCLDGEEWNDGLLATLRERVHMEADKKDSGNSGFAPVSHLEERIAYRVGNKVIYCLEGARIGIQYGTSFAGETYEIYHCVLESKSFLEKMNVLEHTIPFFLPLRDLENVLLSSNAKKFIDNVGDLLHAYVERREQVRLIKELYGNQIRELYHSLPYHMIEFAIDDCDCKVVVSLRYGNLMCELPTKVRVLAWPMHQLKRQCTSPRLSKLASQAIPVRLSFAEDALRIQSLPEAYAEIVVNMPQEIEQIFL, encoded by the exons ATGGGAGAAATG ATTGTTTCGCTGGACGATGACATTCCACTGGATTCAACACGAGCACGAT TCACGAATCTTCTCAAGAGGCATCAACAATTGACTGACCGTCTTACCAG GGATTCTGATAAAATGATATTTGATCGGTTAAGCAAAGAATTTGAAGCTGCACGGGCATCCCAAAGTCAAG AAGTATGCTTAGATGGGGAAGAGTGGAATGATGGCTTGTTGGCTACACTAAGAGAACGG GTGCATATGGAGGCTGACAAAAAGGATAGCGGCAATTCAGGTTTTGCACCAGTTTCTCATCTTGAAGAACGAATTGCTTACAGAGTGGGAAATAAG GTGATCTATTGCTTAGAGGGAGCAAGGATTGGAATACAGTATGGAACATCTTTTGCAG GAGAAACTTACGAGATTTACCACTGTGTGCTTGAGAGCAAGTCGTTTCTGGAGAAGATGAATGTACTTGAGCACACAATTCCATTCTTTTTGCCACTGCGTGACTTGGAAAATGTTCTTCTTTCTTCGAATGCTAAG AAATTCATCGATAATGTTGGGGATCTCCTGCACGCATATgtggagaggagggagcag GTTCGGCTTATCAAAGAGCTCTATGGAAATCAGATCAGGGAGCTTTATCATAGTCTTCCTTACCACATGATTGAATTTGCCATAGATGATTGTGACTG CAAGGTGGTGGTGAGCCTGAGATATGGGAATCTTATGTGTGAACTTCCGACAAAAGTGAGAGTTCTAGCATGGCCAATGCACCAGCTGAAGAGGCAGTGCACAAGCCCTAGGTTAAGCAAACTTGCTAGCCAAGCAATCCCTGTGCGTTTATCTTTTGCCGAGGATGCCTTAAGGATCCAATCACTACCTGAAG CATACGCAGAGATTGTAGTAAACATGCCACAAGAAATTGAGCAAATATTTCTGTAG
- the LOC103855881 gene encoding myb-like protein X, which translates to MATSSGTTKTKPDNPNLTRSRSLGRKPKPAPSSDADGSDKKTAEKPVPNYLKPTISSRPDPVKFLKKNSAVEDKLLRRRSFDRPPSSLTSSASSSHNKSLNTSPARSRDRPVVPREKPATSLRSSSFHGSSRGGLRGSSTLKSAPVASRGSPGVKKSGLSGGSSSKSKKEGSEKAPKKSLGKEIAPEPSSPPAPDHKDEEEIVKVETDEQVSEPKEQDKDQVIQPEESCEEKETDPVDASKEEVKDEAVQPEDSGEEKETGPVDASKEEEKEELINEDKTEEQTEEQKEPEITEENNNNDKEEVENHEENIETAVTPDMKEAENAEESKEEEDAEAKEEESESSKVEEAPTETKDQAEESPEEGAKKEVVQGKKESPSAYNDVIATKMQENKRKNKVLALAGAFQTVIDYETAASK; encoded by the coding sequence ATGGCAACGAGCTCTGGTACAACGAAAACGAAACCAGACAACCCAAACCTAACCAGATCAAGATCTCTTGGCAGAAAGCCAAAGCCTGCACCATCATCAGACGCAGATGGATCTGACAAGAAGACAGCTGAGAAGCCTGTGCCCAATTATCTCAAACCCACAATCAGCTCCAGACCAGACCCGGTCAAGTTCTTGAAGAAGAACAGCGCTGTCGAAGACAAGCTTCTTCGTAGACGTTCCTTTGATCGTCCTCCTTCTTCATTGACTTCATCAGCTTCGTCATCCCATAATAAATCTCTCAACACCTCTCCTGCACGCTCACGTGACAGACCCGTGGTTCCAAGAGAGAAGCCTGCCACTAGTCTGCGTTCTTCATCATTCCATGGAAGCAGCAGAGGCGGTCTCAGAGGAAGCAGTACGTTGAAGTCGGCTCCCGTGGCTTCGAGAGGATCTCCAGGGGTGAAGAAGAGCGGTCTGAGCGGTGGTAGTTCTTCCAAGAGCAAAAAGGAAGGTTCTGAGAAGGCTCCAAAGAAATCTTTGGGTAAAGAGATTGCCCCGGAACCTTCTTCTCCTCCTGCGCCTGATCATAAGGATGAGGAGGAGATTGTCAAGGTTGAGACTGATGAACAAGTTTCTGAACCGAAAGAACAAGATAAAGATCAGGTTATACAGCCTGAGGAATCTTGTGAAGAGAAGGAGACGGATCCAGTGGATGCCTCCAAAGAAGAAGTTAAAGATGAGGCTGTACAGCCTGAGGACTCGGGTGAAGAGAAAGAGACCGGTCCAGTGGATGCCtccaaagaagaagagaaagaagagctGATCAATGAGGATAAAACAGAAGAGCAAACAGAGGAGCAGAAAGAACCAGAGATCACTgaagaaaacaacaacaatgaCAAGGAAGAAGTTGAAAATCACGAGGAGAATATTGAAACAGCTGTTACTCCAGATATGAAAGAAGCTGAGAATGCCGAAGAAAGCAAGGAAGAGGAAGACGCAGAAGCTAAAGAGGAGGAGAGCGAAAGCAGCAAAGTTGAAGAAGCACCAACAGAAACAAAGGATCAAGCAGAAGAATCACCAGAGGAAGGAGCAAAGAAGGAAGTGGTGCAAGGAAAGAAGGAATCTCCATCAGCTTACAACGATGTGATAGCAACTAAGATGCAAGAGAATAAAAGGAAGAACAAGGTCTTGGCTCTTGCTGGAGCCTTTCAGACAGTTATTGACTATGAAACTGCTGCATCTAAGTGA
- the LOC103855880 gene encoding putative peptidyl-tRNA hydrolase PTRHD1, which translates to MASAVASAAFRLPLATRRFSSPSPRISLQHSTIWIFHLRRITTASSMSQLTTETDASRNDENSAEKSDDVVVQYVVLRRDLIDSWPLGSVVTQGCHASVAAIWSFKDDPVTLRYCDPQHIDSMHKVTLEVKGETQMLNLSEKLKSGGISHKVWMEQPENVPTCIATKPYLKSQVSPFFKKLKLCK; encoded by the exons ATGGCCTCCGCCGTCGCCTCCGCTGCGTTTCGTCTCCCGCTCGCTACCCGCCGATTCTCCAGCCCTTCGCCGCGGATTAGCTTACAACATTCCACGATCTGGATTTTTCATCTCCGTCGAATCACAACAGCTTCCTCCATGAGCCAACTAACCACCGAAACCGATGCCTCCCGTAACGACGAGAACTCGGCTGAGAAATCAGACGACGTCGTGGTTCAGTACGTGGTGCTTCGAAGAGATCTGATCGATTCGTGGCCACTCGGGAGCGTGGTAACCCAGGGATGCCACGCGTCGGTTGCGGCGATATGGTCGTTCAAAGACGATCCGGTTACGCTTCGGTACTGTGATCCGCAGCACATTGACTCTATGCACAAG gtCACTCTGGAAGTTAAAGGAGAAACTCAGATGTTGAATTTGTCAGAGAAGTTGAAGTCAGGAGGAATCTCTCATAAGGTGTGGATGGAGCAGCCGGAGAATGTTCCGACTTGTATCGCTACAAAGCCTTATCTCAAATCTCAAGTCTCTCCTTTCTTCAAGAAGCTCAAACTTTGCAAGTGA